catacacacacacacacacacacacactcacacccccaCAATAAACGTGTATACCACACACCAAAATGAGCACCATTAGACAGATTCAGCAAtccaagaaaaatagaaacagggCCTAACCTTGAGTGTTCCTGTAGAGGGCGCTACTGAAcgtttctttccctccttcctttctctccctccctctccctctttctcttcctccctttttcctcccttctttccctccctaccTTTTAACATTTCCACTTTAAAACATAACTTTGGAAAGGCCTGACTGGATGGAGGGTGAACGCCTAGCAATCTAGGCTGCGGACAGTACGTCCAGCTGGGAACAACTGCCCATGGAGGAGAGCACTGGAGGCCTTGGGGTGATTATCttgctttaaagtatttttagaagcTGTGCTATATTgtcttttcaatttaaaaagcaataggAAAAATACGACTTTCCTAAATTTCTGTCTCCGTTTTGGGTTTGGAACTGCCACAGCTCTattcttgcttttcttgttgttgttagtgGTTTTCTGGAAGGTTCCAAGAAGTTTACTAAACTGAAGCTTACTAAAGTTtactaaactgaaaataaaatagccCAGGCTTCTCTTTCCAGGACCCGGTTGGGAGTGTACACCAGCTAGCAGTGGGTAGATGCTAATGAGTCcaggaatcaaacctagggccttgtacaAGCCAGGCAGGCACTCTATCAACTCTTGGACTATTGGCTTTTAACATATAGCCAGTTAGCAGGCCCCAAGACTGAAAACTGGGTGCACCTTCAAATCTTGCCAAGAACCAAAAGGCCACTGAAAGCAGACCTTGTCTGGACTTTTCTTAGCTGctgacctccaggttcctgtaGAGGGCGCTATCAACATTTTCCTCATCTAGTTCTCTTGCCCTCTAGGCCTCTAGGCCCTTCCTTATGTGACCAccgtggggtgtgtgtgttgacTGGTGGGAGGGATAACCCTATCAGGCCCCTACTGTGTCCTGGTGGCTATTTTAGGTGCCAGCCAGTAAGAGGGTTGCGGCCACCGCTCCTGTGGGACTTAGGTAATAAAGACAAGTTTTGTGACTGAGCCCTCCAAAGGCCGAGGCGGAGAGTAGAGAAGGTGCTGGAGGGGCCACTGAGACAATCTGGCCTTGCGAGTCTGTGAGCTGGAGTGGTTTGTCTGCCTGAGTGACTGAAAGGAGGGTGCTGGGCAGGGACCCcagggagagagcaggagaagcaggagaggcagggaagtcAGCAGGGCTCCAGAGAGAGCCATCAGGGATGGCAGGAGGGGATGTGGGAAGGACAAAGGTGTCTTGAGCCCCTAGTTTATGCCAGGCATCGGGCTGAGGCGCCATGGCCTCGCTTCATTCAGTTTTCACAATGTCGTCAGATGGGGAGTATAAGCTTCATTTcatgagaaagaaaagtagagTCTCAGGTGGGGTATCATTCTTGCCTTGGGTCACACAGTGTGGTGAGAGGATCAGAAGTCTGGACAAGAACCTGTCCAGCTCTCTTTTGTCTTCGCCACACCTTCCCCCAGTCACCAGCACTGTGCGGGCAGGTGCTGGGCAGAGCAAGTGGCTTCCTGTCAAGTCGCTCTGTCTTGTGGGATGGACTTCCTGGGTTTTGTTGACTGTCGTACACCTGTCCCCTACCCACTCGTGGTCACACAGGCACAGCAAACACAACTGGTAGAGAGGATGTACCCGGAGAACTGGGACTGGCTGGTGGTGAGCCCCTGTCACTGGCTGGATGCCCACGGTCCCTTTGCCCAGTGGTGGGCTCAGTGCTTGGCTCCCGAGTCTGGGAAGGGCACTTGCTACTCCATCTGCAGTCTGACCTGactctccaccacctcccaggcCACCTTCTGTGCAGCACGTCACACCTGACTTCTTGCCCAACAGTCCTCACCTGAGAGTCTGACTGGTGTCCTAGGCTTTACAGTTTCCAAGCTCTGCTCTGGACTTTCCGTACAAGCCCATCCATCCCATCTTTCCCTACCTCTGTGAACggttatttttatctctttctctcagacCCATGGCCAGTCTCCTGGAAGCCCTGCTTCAAAATTTGCTCACAAATCAGCAGCTGCACCCTCTCTGCTCCGGCTAAATAcctctgctttcctcctgttGTTCTGACTGgcttttatgtcagtttgacacaagccaGGCTCgcaagggaagaagaaatctttcttgagaaaatgactccataagactagcctgtaggcaagtttgaagggacattttcttaatcgaTAGcagatgtgggagggcccaggtcaCTGTGGGCATGACcaccctgagcaggtggtccagGATGGTATATAAGAGCAGGTTGAATAAACCCCGAGAGGGcaagcctctgcctcagctcctgccgccagttcctgctctgacttcccttagtCACGCACAGCTctgtggaactgtaagctgacataaaccctttcctccccaagctgctttcggccatggtgttttatcacagcaaaagaaaccccaactaagatacCTATTTACCAAGAAGCTTTCTGGAAAGAAGGCCTCCTGGGAGTTGCTGATGCTTgcacagagagaaaaggcagaacacACCGAGGGAACAGCAGGATGGAAGGCCCTAAGGTGGGACTGGGCATAGCAGGTTCCAGGAACACAGTGGAGGTCCTTTTTGCCCCAGTGGGGTGAGGAAAGAACCCTCTAGTCTTGTTCCATagggtcagcctggactattCAAGTCTACGAACTGAAAGTAAGTTGGAGCTTTACTGCTAATGGGCACAGGCATCTTTAGGGAGAGACACCAGTGCCATAAAATTGACGGAGCCAATGGCTGCACAACTCTGTCACTATACTAAAAACTTCTGAATTGTTGAAGAATTCataaagcacacatacacacattattattattattgttattattgagacagggtttctctgtgtagcttttagagcctgtcctggaacttgctctgtagaccaggctggtctcaaactcaaagacatctgcctgcttctccctcccaagggctggaattaaaggtgtgtgccaccactatctggcttaaaccatatatatatatatatacatatatatacatatacatatatgcatatacatatatatatgtatatatacatatatatatatgtacccaATCAGACTATGCATGCCCTTCCTCTGCTTGAACTCTGTAATGGCTCCATTCTACTTTGATTTAAAACCAAGGTTATTTTGATGACTTCCCAGACGCCCTTTCCTCCTTCACCTGACTGGGGCCAGAATGGCTCCCATAATCCTCCTTGAACCTGCTGTACAATTTCCCATCTCAGGATCTTTGTTCCTATTCTACCCTCTACCTGGAACATCTTGCTAGACAATGTCTAAAAGTCTAGCTCCTTACTTCCTCCGTGCCTTCAAGCAAACACCAGAGCTTCTGAGAGGCCTTCAGTGGCCACGCCACCTTCTCAAATACTTCACAGTggtcacctcccattttcctttcctgttttttttctccacacAACTCCAGGGTTGGGGAGATAGCTTTGCAGGTAAAGTCACTCACTGCCAGGACTGATGTCCTgcgttcagatcccagaacccacaacggtgaaggagagagctgactcggTTGTTGTCTGACCCCCGCATGTATACCATGGTACGTGCACACCCACCATCATGCTCACGCGCACTCATCCCCACACCTATGCATAGAATAACACATGTATGCCATGGTACGTGCACACCCACAATCACGCTCACACGCACTCATCCCCACACCTATGCACAGAATAACACATGTATGCCATGGTACGTGCACACCCACAATCACGCTCACATGCACTCATCCCCACACCTATGcatagaataaacaaataatagtaatagtaataagcCTGCCCAACTCATTGCTCTGTATTTCAGATGCAGATTCCTTACTGTGAGCAACATGAAGGCAGGAATTTTGCGTTTTGCCCACAAGAGTATTTGGGGTTTAGAATGGGTGCCTAAAGTGTTTAGGAATGACCAAGTGATGGGTCGCAGGGAGACAGGGGTCTATGAGACTGTGCCCTCAGATACAGAAAGAAGTTTGATGCTGGGACATCTCTCTGGAACCTCTTAGTTGCTCCCACCTGTTTTTCTTGAAGCCAAGACCCTCACTTTCACTTAGGATCTGAATCATGGGAGTATTTGCTGGTCACAGCAGCAGCTCAGGCAGTGAGTATTGGGTGGAGTCCAAGGGGCTTTGGGTTGGAGTCTGGGCTCTCGGGTCTGCCCCAGCTGTTTAGTAGACAGACAGTAAACTTCCCAGTGATTCAGTATGAGTCATAGACACTCAGCCTCTGACAAGGGCAGGACTGTTCCCTGACCTTGTTTGGAGAAGGTGTTACGGTGTCCtatagagacagaggcagcatgcAGACCCATGAAGACCAAAGGCAGACTCAGGAAGACCTTTGCACGGAGTAGACTTTTAAAACAGGCAGGGTTGTGACAGATAATACCTTTGGGACCTTGAGAtcaagggaaagaagggagaaaggagctaCTCGGCAGAAAGAGATAGGGGAATATAGTCAGGGCTCTGTATCCGTGTCTCTGGTTTTAACCAACCACGCACCAAAGATGTTTggagacaaaagcaaacaaaaaccctaaactgTGTATCTTGAATATGTcctgatatttttcttcttcagatgATTCCTTATACAAAATAAGGAATAGTGGCACAACTATTTTCACAGCATTCAGACCAAGTTAGGAAGGTTCACAGAGCCCAGGGGGAGAGTGTCCGGGGTTCTGAGTAGACCCTACACAATCTTTATGCGAAGCACTTGAGCAGACATGGGTTTCAGTTTCCCTTGGGGTCCTGGAACCTCCTGTTGATACAGAGGACagtgctaaaaacaaaacagaaaacaaaaacaaaaaaatgccccGGGGGCTGTAGctagttggcagagtgcttgcctaccaggCACAAAGACTTAACTTTTAGTACCAAATAAACTGGGCACAGAGGTCCAGGCCAGGAGGATTGGAAACTCAAGGCCATTCTCAGTTATATGGCAAGTCTCAGGGCAGCTTGAACTGTAtgtgtaataaaacaaaattggctGAGGGAGCCGGACATGGGGGGCACAGGTGCTGTCTCAGCACTGACAGACTGGAGGACCGTCTGAGCTGCGTGAAATGACCAGAACAGCAGGAAATGACACAGAACAGCAGGAAAGGCCACTGCTGTGGAGTCAGCCGCAGGGCTTGGCTCTCAGGTCCTCTCGGTTAACAAGCTGACACTGGGTGGGTCATGTAAGTTCTGGGTGAATGTCAGCCACTGTTGTGGTTATCAGGAGGCCAAAAAAGTTGAAAAGGTTGTATAGCAGGGAACAACAACAACGGAAAAAAAAAACGGAGGGACAATTGAAAATGAGGgacaaagccaggcatagtggtttatgcctgtaatcccagcacccaggaggctgaggcagaaggattgtcatatgttccaggacagcctgggctacagagtggaaTCCTATCTTTAAACCCTGTGTGAGGAAGGTAGATGTGGAGGTATGGTGGAGTCAGAGCTGGTTAAAAAGGCAGAGGGGCACCCAGAAGAGGCGGCAGGAGTCAGGTCAAGCATGGCAGGAGCGCAGGGACAGGGAGCAGTCTGTCTCCTGGGGTTCTTGGGGAgactggggaaggagaggaccTGTGAGCCTCCTAGGATCAGGATCAATGCCTAGGATGGCACTGGCCTCAGTAACCTGGAGCTGTGCCCAGCACAAGGTCTGGTACACTGAGATACTCAGAGTCCTGGAGTCCCAGCCCTGCTGGTGGTGCCAAGGTTACCTGCTGAGTTGCTCCTGGAGTGTCTGCAGCTCTCTTTCCTGGGCCTGCAGCAGCTGCTCCTGGCGCTGGGCCTGTTCCTTTGCCAGCTGGAGCTCATACCTGGGGTCCTGGGGacaagatgggaaaggaagacaatGAAAGGACAACAACCCCTTTGGGTCCACCTGATGAACTTCCCCATGAGGCTTTAGCCATGCCTCTGGGAGCTGGGTGAGTCTGGGGTTACCACTTCTTTTCCTGAAATCACCAAGTTCTTGGACCTGGCAGACTCTGGCTAGGAAGGAGGCTGAGAGATATCTTCAGAACCATCTTGGGGGAGGGACTCCTGGGAAAAACATGCCAAAACATGACTAGTCGGGAGTACAGCAAAAGGGTTAGACACTGGGAGACCTCTGCCCTGGTAACGGAGCTTGACCTTTGTGACTCAAAAGACTGCTGGGATGTGGTTCCGAACTCAAATGTTGGCATGCTAGGCAGGAAGTACTATGAGGGCGAAGTAGGCCTCATAGAAAGCAATCATGGGACGGGACAAGCTGTGACCTGAAGAATGTGTGACTTCCGAAGGGCATTCCCAGACAGCGACTCTGAGAAACAAGCTAAAGTTGATTTGTAGGGCTctgtgtgatggcacacacctataaccacAGTATTTGAGGcgtcagaggcaagaggatcagtaattcaaggacagcctggctataaagcaaatttgaggccagtctgagttacaGAAGATCACTTCACAAACAAGCCCTTATACTGATCTATGAGCTGAAATGGCCTCCAGTTATCGCCTTAGACCCCTAGCAGCACACCAGGCTAGAGAGGAAGCAACAGCCAGATACCTTGACCACCTCCTGCAATGGCTCTTCTGCTCGATTCTTCTGCCTGCTCATACTGCTCACTCCTGTCCACTCTTGTGGCTTCTCTGTGGAGGAGTCTTCCTTTATTCCCAGGCCTTGCAGGACACAGAGCTGCCCTAGAACACTAGGCTGATCCCACCCCTGCCTGTTCCTGAATGCTCTGTTGTCTACCCTTCCTTGAAGGCTGGGGGTCACCAGCCCTTGGTCATGGTCCCAGtctgcttccctttcctgggTCCCTTCTGTTGTTCTCTGGCCTTCTGTCATTGTCAGACTTCCTGTGCCTCCATTTTCTATTCCTGTCACCTCCTTTTGTGCCTCCTTAGCTCCTTCCCTCTGTCGCTGGCTGCATGCTGCTGAATTCTTTGGGGATTTTCTGTTCTTTGGGCCTCCTTCCTTCTGGTCTAGCTGAAATTCATCCCCTTCTGTTTCTCGAATGCTCTGGGGACAACTGAGGCTCCTGGaatcctctctcttcttttccaaaGAGGTGGGAAGATGGCCATGCTGCAAGGGGGTAGGGAGGTCATGTTGGTGGTCTTCCTTGGGTGCATCTTGCAGACAGCTGGTTCCACGGGCGTCTGGTCCCTGTAGCTGTCCTCTGGAGCAGCTCGCCTGTAGAGAAGTCCCATTTCAACAACTGATCTGGACATAGACCTGGGCCAACAAGGTTTGCTTCCTATTGGATTCCTAGACCTCCTACGGGGAAAGTCACCAGAGCCAGACAATCTCAGACAGCACTCCCACAAGACCCACAAATCCGAGGGGAGAATAGCAGGTGTCtcagctcctcccctccctgcctctagcCTCTGGCATTTCCCTCCTTCGCCCTGaattcctccaccttctccttccactttttCTGCTGTGCTTGATTTTGTGTTTCTGCATTCTCATCCCTAAGAGGGGAAAAAGAATTTCTAGTTTACAAAATggcaagaaaaatttaaacagacTACTCTGAAGAAGCCACCTgggtggggatgtagctcagtggtagagcacttgtctagtatGTGTGGCCTTGGATTCAATCGTTAGCATAGCAGGGTGCAGAGgagccttctctctgcttccatttttCCCCTTGACCATATCTGCACCCTACAGTCATCCCTTGATACCAGGGGAGTTGGCTCCAGGACCTCAAGATGGTATGTATTCAAATTCCTGGATGCTCGAGACTCTTCTTTAACATGGTGTAGGGTTTGCCGATAACCAATGCACGTCCTCTGATAAGCTGGAGTCCATTTTAGATGACTTTACTACCCCACACAGTGTCAATGTCATGTAAATAGTTATTATACTGCCTTTTGTGGGGAACTCTGAGGGTAAAAGAATCCACAATATTCAGAAccaatacaattattttttttctaaatattttgtatGTGCGGTTGGTTGAATACACGGATGCAGAACCCACGGATACGGAAGGCTGACTGCACACTTAGCATAAATTTCACTGTGTTCCTGGTCTGTCTACACGAACAGTCCTTGAACTCTTTCAAGGTCTGAGACTGGGTCCTTAACGGTGCCACATCTGGTGTCTGGAAGTCGTGCAAAGATGACAACCTTCAGCTGCCACTTGAGAATAGAGCCTCATGCTGAGCTGCATGTGGGCTGTCTCGAGCCATCTACACAACTCCCCTAGGAGGCAGGAACTCACCCAAGAACCTTCAGCTGAGTTTAGAAAGGGGCAGAGCTGGGCTGTGAATTGGGAAATCAGTCTCCGTAGTCACTCTGCTAATGGACACAGGCCAATTTGGACTCTCAACTCAGGGGTTTCAGTAGAAGAGGGCTCCCTGGTCTGTTTCCTGCAAGCCTCCAGCCACCCCTATTGCCCTCTCCTCCTGAGAGCCCCAGTGACTCCTACAGATGGCACCAGAGCTCCCTTGTTCTCCTTATTCCCCCTCCCTTGCTTCACACACTGCTTCCACCTCTGTTCTGTTCAGCTCTCTGCGCACCCACAGGAGGCCCTGCTCAACTTGGGAGTTCCAGTAGATAGACGATCAAGAAGCAAGTCAGGgtgaaggcaggcagaggcaccTCCTTTGGGAAACCTTCAGGCTTTCCGGGTCTTCTTTCCTGGGTCCGGCTGGGATTGGAGCGGCGGGACCTGAAACCAAGAGGCAGAACAACCTCTTTAGTTGGCTTGGTCCTCTAGTGGAGGCTACCCCAGCTTTGGAGCCACTCCTTCAGACTATGACCCCTTCTGTTTTCCAGTATCCCCTGAGTAGTTCCGTTTTCCCATCTAGCTGGCCACCCCATGTTCCATCTCCATATCCGTTGCATCCCAGCATCCCCATCACCCATCCGCCCTCCTGACTTTTCCAGCCGGCCAATTAGTCTTTAGAAGCATGGCCTAGCTTGAGATGACACTGAGAAGGGAGAAGGCTAGAGAGTGGGGACACGAAccaagaagggaagggaagcaggctTCCAAAGTGGGGGAAATAACCAAAATTTTTACCCAGATATGAACCTATGAGCCACAATAACCAACATGTCATGACACCCTAAGGGTGCAGTAGGGCTACACATACCTTGGTCGTAACTAACAGCTCTTTAATCGGAATTAAGACATTCTCAACAGGAGggaatcatgcctggtactagaaacctcaCCCACCACCCAGGGGTAGCgaggtcatggatcttggaaAGAACCTACAACTATCACTTACTAAACCACTATAATCCCTAGCTttgttctaaatatttgtctttatacccacagatcagtgtagtcctcacccctcattgaggaaacttctctttgcaacagatggaaatcattacagaaaacaacaaccagTCAAGATGAAGGGTTGTGGAGCCTAGTCCCAGCCGATACATATACAATACAGCTACATGTAAGGCTCAAGGATCATTGCCGAGGAGGGGGTTGGAAGGTGAGTCAGAGGGCCAAGGAGTTGGCTGCGAGGCTGtttctcctaggaatgtcaggaTCTACACCtgtaaaatctcaccaacatgactgcctgaaCATGAGTCGAAAAAGGACAATagcaatagacatgctaacataaGAGAGGAAACGTTCATGGGAACTCAATCatacaaagagaattacaggtaactaaggaatgctgagatcaGGAGAAACAGTTTTCCCACCAGCTGGCTATACAATAACAAATTgttagccctgaaaacacacatacaaataacattatatagaccGAGTGGgctgaacttgtgtgtgtgtgtgcgcgtgcacgcgtgcatgcgtgtatctcacaacagttaatgaaaaaggAGCCTATGTGTTTGAAGGAGGGTAAGGAagagtatatgggagggtttggagggagaaaggggaaggggaaaacaatataattataatctcaaaaaatttaaggggaggagagaatggcTTGCTTTGGAGGCCGAGAACCCACTCACTCTGAGAACATGGGCCAGTCTTCATCCAGGTCTGGCCGCTGCAGGTCCAGGTTGAAGGCAATTCCGTTGAGGGCATAGAGAGAGTCCAAGATTTCTTCCTGGAGCTCAGGGCACAGCAGAGGGCTCCGGGGACCATACCATTCCCTGTGTGAAGAGGGACCAGCACATTTGGCCCTTGCCACTCTTGACCTCTGAGAATTGGTGCACCACAGGGGTCCTACCTGGGCAGGTGTGGTTGAGCTCAGCCTCGGAGGGCAGAAGCCCAAGCCAAACTGAAGACCCCCTgagccctttctcctttctgacaCTCATTCCCTTTTCTCTAACTGTCAATCATTCATTTAGGAGTGAAGGAGGGTAGTGGGCTCGATTGTCATTTATGGGTTGATGGCCTGGCAGTCCTACCTAGTGAGATCTGGGCTCAGGAGGCACAACTGCATTGACTCGGCCAGCTGTCCACAGGCAAGGCAGAGCCGGATAAAGGCGCGACCCTTTCCCAGAGAGGTCTTCAGCTGCAGGGAGTGTGGAGGACCAAAGAGAGGGCAAAATCAGGATGGGGAGCTGGGCAAAATCAGAGAGCACATGGATGGAAGCAAGAGCGAAGGAGAAAGAGCGGGCCAAGGCTTAGAGGAGAAACGTGTGGCTGGAGGGAGGCCAGGtccaaggagaggagaggagcaggtGAGAAGCCTTCTGTTAGCAGAGCAGGTATGGGTAACACGGGACCTAGGGAAGGGCTGTATGCCCGCCCCTAGCCATTCTTTGTCCACTGCTGGTACCAGAGCTTCCCTGTGCTTCCAAAGCCCATCCCTTCCTCATCTCCTGCCCCCTTACCTTGCTCTGTGAGCATACGAAGCTGATCTGCTCCGTGCATCCCCGCTGTCGTCGCAGGGCAGTGAAGAGGAAATCCCAGTAATCCTTCCGAGCCCCCAGGAAGCTCCTCTGCTCTTTCTGGTCAAACTAGGatcaagaggagagaaaggaatgtgTGCTAGGAACCTACCTAGCGCCCTGGCATGCTGGGAGGGCcctggggagaagaaagggctCCTGCAGACAGGCCTTTTTGTGAGGGATTTGGCTCTGCTCTTACTGGCTGTGTGATGGGGACAAGATATTTGATCTCTCTGAGCCTGAGTTCACACTCATTCACAAGCACTGAGTACTTCACTATGTGTAGGCCCCACTCTGAGGCCTGTGAACAATGAACAAACCAACCCCACACAGCCTACATCTTGGTATGGGAGTCAGAGGATGAATAGATTAAGTTCTTAAAGCATACAGTGTGTTAGATGGTGATGGTGGctttggagggaaaaaagaagaaaaagaaagagaatagaaagtgtgtatgtgtattagttacacacacatgagagagagaaagagagagagagagagagagagagagggagggagggagagagactgaaatTTTAGCCTGAGGAAGCCATCAGACCTGAGGGTCATGGGAACAGAGGTCATGTAATATCTAGGGAATAGCATTCCAGACAGAGGaaatgtaaagagaaagaaaagcccctagagctgggcggtggtggcgcacgcctttaatccctgcacttgggaggcagaggcaggcggatctctgtgagttcgagaccagcctggtctacaagagctagttccaggacaggctccaNNNNNNNNNNNNNNNNNNNNNNNNNNNNNNNNNNNNNNNNNNNNNNNNNNNNNNNNNNNNNNNNNNNNNNNNNNNNNNNNNNNNNNNNNNNNNNNNNNNNNNNNNNNNNNNNNNNNNNNNNNNNNNNNNNNNNNNNNNNNNNNNNNNNNNNNNNNNNNNNNNNNNNNNNNNNNNNNNNNNNNNNNNNNNNNNNNNNNNNNNNNNNNNNNNNNNNNNNNNNNNNNNNNNNNNNNNNNNNNNNNNNNNNNNNNNNNNNNNNNNNNNNNNNNNNNNNNNNNNNNNNNNNNNNNNNNNNNNNNNNNNNNNNNNNNNNNNNNNNNNNNNNNNNNNNNNNNNNNNNNNNNNNNNNNNNNNNNNNNNNNNNNNNNNNNNNNNNNNNNNNNNNNNNNNNNNNNNNNNNNNNNNNNNNNNNNNNNNNNNNNNNNNNNNNNNNNNNNNNNNNNNNNNNNNNNNNNNNNNNNNNNNNNNNNNNNNNNNNNNNNNNNNNNNNNNNNNNNNNNNNNNNNNNNNNNNNNNNNNNNNNNNNNNNNNNNNNNNNNNNNNNNNNNNNNNNNNNNNNNNNNNNNNNNNNNNNNNNNNNNNNNNNNNNNNNNNNNNNNNNNNNNNNNNNNNNNNNNNNNNNNNNNNNNNNNNNNNNNNNNNNNNNNNNNNNNNNNNNNNNNNNNNNNNNNNNNNNNNNNNNNNNNNNNNNNNNNNNNNNNNNNNNNNNNNNNNNNNNNNNNNNNNNNNNNNNNNNNNNNNNNNNNNNNNNNNNNNNNNNNNNNNNNNNNNNNNNNNNNNNNNNNNNNNNNNNNNNNNNNNNNNNNNNNNNNNNNNNNNNNNNNNNNNNNNNNNNNNNNNNNNNNNNNNNNNNNNNNNNNNNNNNNNNNNNNNNNNNNNNNNNNNNNNNNNNNNNNNNNNNNNNNNNNNNNNNNNNNNNNNNNNNNNNNNNNNNNNNNNNNNNNNNNNNNNNNNNNNNNNaaaaaaaaaaaaaaaaaaaaaaaatagtttactaAGTACACCGCAAGGAATCAAAGTTACTTCTTGAAGGCCAGTGTATAAAGATGCGACTGTGACCCCCACATATCCAGCATCCCTGGTATTGGTCACCCTGATCATTGCTGACATCCTCATCTCATTTGATTCCCTTGGTAGCCTCCAGAACGTAGTTATACAAGATGACCGGACACAGAGAGGGGAAATCTCAGTCTAGTACCACAAAGCAATAAGCTGAACTCAAATCTGTTTACTTGGTATGAGCACAATGCCAGCGCCCTATGGACACCCGGCTGGGACCTGCTGCCTCCTTTCCCCTTGGATAGCCCCAGAACATCAGAAGAGTGTCATTGCCTTGAGACCTACATTAATCCTTTCCGGAGCCCCAGCTGAGTGGAAAATGTGTGTTCCCTGGGGAAAGCAGGCAGAAGTAGAGGTGTGGCATTAGGACTGAACCCGATGTTGGGTGTGAGGAGTGCAGTGCCTGGGTTTACCCCCACCATCCTCTCCCGTGGGactctccttctgcctccaactGGTCCTGGGACTCAGCAAGGGACACTGTTGCCCTTGAGGGATGATGAGTTTAGGCAGAGCTCCTGGCATCAAAGTCAGGCCCAGGACGAA
The genomic region above belongs to Microtus ochrogaster isolate Prairie Vole_2 linkage group LG4, MicOch1.0, whole genome shotgun sequence and contains:
- the Rufy4 gene encoding RUN and FYVE domain-containing protein 4; protein product: MIRFDQKEQRSFLGARKDYWDFLFTALRRQRGCTEQISFVCSQSKLKTSLGKGRAFIRLCLACGQLAESMQLCLLSPDLTREWYGPRSPLLCPELQEEILDSLYALNGIAFNLDLQRPDLDEDWPMFSESRRSNPSRTQERRPGKPEGFPKEASCSRGQLQGPDARGTSCLQDAPKEDHQHDLPTPLQHGHLPTSLEKKREDSRSLSCPQSIRETEGDEFQLDQKEGGPKNRKSPKNSAACSQRQREGAKEAQKEVTGIENGGTGSLTMTEGQRTTEGTQEREADWDHDQGLVTPSLQGRVDNRAFRNRQGWDQPSVLGQLCVLQGLGIKEDSSTEKPQEWTGVSSMSRQKNRAEEPLQEVVKDPRYELQLAKEQAQRQEQLLQAQERELQTLQEQLSRCEAERARLQMMLEQKQQEAERREAMYEKELEGQRDLVRAMKRRVLELIHEKDHQWQRLQQLSTVATGHCADCNKVFRRLSRRYPCRLCGGLVCHACSADYKKREHCCPACAQREEIQIS